The nucleotide sequence CGCCCCAGCACCGCGAACACAACCGACCTGAGGCCGTACTGCCCCTGACAAGAAAGTCCCCGCCAACTAGGCGGGGATATTCTTGGCTTCGCAGAATCGCATCCCCATCGTTACCCGAACGGGGTATACCGAGGTCACGGTCCGACACCGCAGTTGGACATTGCCAGTGATTGCAAGGAGATCCCGATGGACGTTATGGCAGCTACCGAATTCCTGGCTCGCTCCACCACCTTGACCAGTGTCGGCTGGCTCGGCTACATCATCATCGGAGCGCTCGCCGGTTGGATTGCCGGCAAGATCGTCAAAGGCGGCGGATCCGGCATTGTGATGAATATCGTGATCGGCGTCGTCGGCGCGCTGATCGGTGGCTTCTTGCTGAGCTTCTTTGTCGACACCGCCGCCGGCGGCTGGTGGTTCACCTTGTTCACCGCGATCCTGGGCTCGGTGATCCTGCTCTGGATCGTGGGCAAGGCCCGCCACTAGCGCGTTGGATCCCTGGTGACGGTGGCGGGTCGAGCCTTCCCTGGCGGCAGCGTCATCATGGACTGATGGCCGCACCCGCGAGTACCCCGACGATGAGTGCATGGCAGGTGCGCCGGCCCGGTCCCATCGACACCGGCCCGCTGGAGCGGGTGAACGTCGAAGTACCAAGACCGGCGGCCTCCGAACTGCTCGTGGCGGTGCGAGCATGCGGCGTGTGCCGCACCGACCTCCACGTCACCGAGGGCGATCTGGCGGTGCACCGGGAGCGGGTGACGCCGGGACATGAGGTGGTCGGAGAGGTCGTAGAAGTAGGGGCCGAGGCCGGCGACGAGTTCGCCGTCGGCGACCGGGTGGGCATCGCCTGGCTGCGCCACACCTGCGGGGTGTGCAAGTACTGCCGCCGTGGCGATGAGAACCTGTGCCCGAAGTCCC is from Mycobacterium marinum and encodes:
- a CDS encoding GlsB/YeaQ/YmgE family stress response membrane protein, with the protein product MDVMAATEFLARSTTLTSVGWLGYIIIGALAGWIAGKIVKGGGSGIVMNIVIGVVGALIGGFLLSFFVDTAAGGWWFTLFTAILGSVILLWIVGKARH